One Verrucomicrobiota bacterium DNA window includes the following coding sequences:
- a CDS encoding ammonia-forming cytochrome c nitrite reductase subunit c552, translated as MGDSIKQSKPKRPASGLLIAAGFSLVLCLVIGVGLFLVVRQRSGLTQPKHGVSALLFNYAEPQPVAYQKYAGSQSCLACHEPAFTPWRASHHALAERPLKPELDTAAFSPSQTFKHGTQTSTVRFTQRRCELLTQGPSGKAETFIADRVIGHDPLRQYLIAKPDGRYQVAEIASDPKKGDWFNVYGNEDRQAGEWGHWTGRGMTWNTMCAACHNTRLRKNYQPATDTYNTAMVEMGVGCEACHGPMADHVAWQKLFPPPPGPRNPSRKDPTLQKMDKNQVFDTCGMCHARRGEFTGDFKPGDSFFDHHSLTIPDETDTFYPDGQIRDEDYEYTAFLGSRMYASKVRCIDCHDPHTAKPRLTGNALCLTCHSAPIPPAPRIVPATHAHHKVNAGGDSCTGCHMPITTYMQRHPRHDHGFTIPDPLLTKQFAIPNACNRCHTNQTETMEWALDWTQKWYGKKMDRPYRARATTIAKARNGEATALDALLKVAREDKNALWRASATGLARRWSQEPKVINALLEQAKDPAPMVRAVSARCLEPTQSTYARSVLGNLLNDPSRAVRVEAAWSLRTTVDTNSLAGQDLMRYLRHNLDQPSGLLQMGVFQNDRNDHEGALASFQKAVSWDGGSAPLHHALAVCLSQNGQSAAAVRELEIACKLVPRDAEYRFKLGLAYHEASQPKAALNALEEAVKLDPQYSQAWYNLGLSYSAAGQSDQALTALSRAEMLNAGSREIPYARATILARLGRVREARSAVSRALELAPGYSEAIQLLQTLSSER; from the coding sequence ATGGGTGACAGTATTAAACAGTCAAAGCCAAAGCGGCCCGCCAGCGGTCTTTTAATTGCCGCTGGCTTCTCGCTGGTTTTGTGCCTCGTCATTGGCGTTGGTCTTTTTCTGGTTGTGCGCCAGCGGTCTGGCTTGACGCAACCCAAGCATGGTGTTTCCGCCCTGCTTTTCAATTACGCGGAACCGCAGCCGGTTGCCTATCAAAAGTACGCCGGTTCTCAAAGCTGCCTGGCGTGCCACGAGCCCGCCTTCACTCCCTGGCGTGCCTCGCACCACGCCTTGGCCGAACGCCCGCTCAAACCGGAATTGGATACCGCCGCGTTTTCTCCATCACAAACCTTCAAGCACGGGACGCAAACCTCCACGGTCCGATTCACGCAGCGCCGTTGCGAACTCCTTACCCAAGGTCCCTCCGGCAAGGCGGAGACTTTTATCGCCGACCGTGTGATCGGACATGACCCGTTACGCCAATATCTCATCGCCAAGCCCGATGGCCGTTATCAGGTCGCTGAGATTGCGTCTGACCCTAAAAAAGGCGATTGGTTCAATGTGTATGGCAATGAAGACCGTCAGGCGGGCGAATGGGGGCACTGGACCGGGCGCGGCATGACGTGGAACACGATGTGTGCGGCGTGCCACAACACCCGCCTGCGAAAGAATTATCAACCCGCCACCGATACCTACAATACCGCCATGGTCGAAATGGGAGTTGGCTGTGAGGCTTGCCACGGCCCCATGGCAGACCATGTTGCCTGGCAGAAATTGTTTCCCCCGCCACCTGGCCCGAGGAATCCCAGCCGCAAAGATCCCACGCTACAAAAAATGGACAAGAATCAGGTGTTCGATACCTGTGGTATGTGCCATGCCCGCCGGGGAGAGTTCACTGGCGATTTCAAACCTGGCGATTCGTTTTTTGACCATCACAGCCTCACCATTCCCGATGAAACGGATACCTTCTATCCGGATGGCCAGATTCGTGATGAAGATTACGAATACACCGCCTTTCTCGGCAGCCGGATGTATGCCTCGAAAGTCCGCTGTATTGATTGTCACGATCCGCATACCGCCAAACCGCGCCTCACAGGCAACGCCTTATGCCTCACTTGCCACAGTGCCCCAATTCCCCCGGCACCCAGAATTGTTCCCGCCACCCATGCGCATCATAAGGTCAACGCCGGTGGAGACTCCTGCACGGGGTGCCACATGCCGATCACCACGTACATGCAGCGGCATCCGCGCCACGATCACGGGTTCACCATTCCTGATCCCCTCCTCACCAAACAGTTCGCCATCCCCAATGCCTGTAACCGTTGTCACACCAATCAGACGGAGACGATGGAGTGGGCTTTGGATTGGACGCAGAAATGGTATGGCAAAAAGATGGACCGACCTTATCGCGCTCGCGCGACCACGATCGCCAAGGCGCGTAATGGCGAAGCCACCGCGTTGGATGCCCTGCTGAAAGTGGCACGGGAGGATAAAAACGCGCTTTGGCGAGCGTCGGCTACCGGGCTTGCGCGCCGTTGGAGCCAGGAACCCAAGGTTATTAATGCTTTGCTGGAACAGGCCAAGGACCCCGCGCCCATGGTGCGCGCGGTGTCCGCCCGGTGTCTTGAGCCGACCCAGAGTACGTATGCCCGGAGCGTTTTGGGGAACTTGTTGAATGATCCTTCTCGTGCCGTGCGCGTGGAGGCGGCTTGGTCATTGCGGACTACGGTGGACACCAACTCGTTGGCTGGCCAGGACCTGATGCGCTATCTGCGGCATAACCTGGATCAGCCATCCGGGTTGCTGCAAATGGGCGTATTCCAAAACGATCGCAACGATCATGAGGGGGCGCTGGCCTCGTTCCAAAAAGCGGTGAGTTGGGATGGTGGGTCGGCCCCGCTGCATCATGCACTGGCGGTTTGTCTGAGCCAGAATGGCCAGTCTGCCGCAGCCGTGCGCGAATTGGAAATCGCCTGCAAACTGGTCCCGCGCGATGCGGAATATCGTTTCAAATTGGGCCTGGCCTATCACGAGGCCAGTCAGCCCAAGGCCGCCTTGAATGCCTTGGAGGAGGCCGTGAAACTCGATCCCCAATACAGTCAGGCGTGGTACAATCTTGGGTTATCCTATTCTGCTGCCGGCCAGTCCGACCAGGCGCTGACGGCGCTTAGCCGCGCCGAGATGTTGAATGCCGGTTCCCGGGAAATCCCCTATGCGCGTGCCACTATCCTTGCCCGGTTGGGGCGGGTGCGTGAGGCGCGTTCCGCCGTTAGCCGGGCGCTGGAACTTGCGCCGGGATATTCGGAAGCCATTCAACTGTTGCAAACACTGTCGTCCGAGCGATGA